Proteins co-encoded in one Xanthomonas campestris pv. badrii genomic window:
- a CDS encoding M28 family peptidase, which produces MRRLAVAISALLACASACAAQTTIPDSALRTAAQLREQALADGTGFAVVESLTTEVGPRIAGGDADPRAVAWAKAKFQSLGFDKVWTEPVTFPKWERRSERAAVLGAHAQPLTITALGGSPGGSVEGEVVRFENLAALQAAPAGSLAGKIAFVDYQMVKARDGKDYGNGGAVRSKGPSEAIRKGAIGFVMRSAGTDSHRVPHTGITRFDEGLTPVPAAALSVPDANQLARLAALGATRIRLALDCGWDGTATSYNVIGEITGRSKPKEVVVIGGHLDSWDLGTGAIDDGAGVAITMAAGHLIGQLKQAPKRSIRVVAFANEEQGLYGGKAYAAAHGADAKDMALHQIGAESDFGAGRIYAFNTGAAAPEDSRAATRQIADVLAPLGIAYEPSKGGPGPDVGPMSAKGGAWGWLAQDGTDYFDLHHTADDTLDKIDPKALAQNVAAYTVFAYLAAEADGDFGSRAKGVQPPSE; this is translated from the coding sequence ATGCGTCGCCTCGCTGTTGCCATTTCCGCCCTGCTCGCCTGCGCGTCCGCCTGTGCTGCACAGACCACCATCCCCGACAGCGCGCTGCGCACCGCCGCGCAGCTGCGCGAGCAGGCGCTGGCCGATGGCACCGGTTTTGCGGTGGTGGAATCGCTGACCACCGAAGTGGGCCCGCGCATTGCCGGCGGGGACGCCGATCCGCGTGCGGTGGCCTGGGCAAAGGCCAAGTTCCAGTCACTGGGCTTCGACAAGGTGTGGACCGAGCCGGTGACCTTTCCCAAGTGGGAACGCCGCAGCGAGCGCGCCGCCGTGCTCGGCGCACATGCGCAACCGCTGACGATCACCGCACTGGGCGGCAGCCCGGGCGGCAGCGTCGAAGGCGAGGTGGTGCGCTTCGAGAACCTGGCCGCATTGCAGGCCGCACCTGCCGGATCGCTGGCCGGCAAGATCGCCTTCGTCGACTACCAGATGGTCAAGGCGCGCGACGGCAAGGATTACGGCAACGGCGGCGCGGTGCGCAGCAAGGGGCCGTCCGAAGCGATCCGCAAGGGCGCGATCGGATTCGTGATGCGCTCGGCCGGCACCGATTCGCATCGTGTGCCGCATACCGGCATCACCCGGTTCGATGAAGGGCTTACCCCGGTGCCCGCAGCGGCCTTGTCGGTGCCCGATGCCAACCAGCTGGCCCGCCTTGCCGCCCTGGGTGCCACGCGCATCCGTCTGGCACTGGACTGCGGCTGGGACGGCACGGCCACCTCGTACAACGTGATCGGCGAGATCACCGGGCGCAGCAAGCCCAAGGAAGTGGTGGTGATCGGCGGGCACCTGGACTCGTGGGATCTGGGCACCGGCGCGATCGACGACGGCGCCGGTGTGGCGATCACCATGGCCGCCGGCCACCTGATCGGGCAACTCAAGCAGGCACCCAAGCGCAGCATCCGCGTGGTGGCCTTCGCCAACGAAGAACAGGGCTTGTACGGCGGCAAGGCGTATGCCGCCGCGCACGGCGCCGATGCCAAGGACATGGCGCTGCATCAGATCGGCGCGGAGAGCGACTTCGGCGCCGGGCGCATCTACGCGTTCAACACCGGCGCGGCTGCGCCAGAGGACTCGCGGGCAGCGACCAGGCAGATCGCCGACGTGCTTGCGCCGCTGGGCATCGCGTATGAGCCGAGCAAGGGCGGCCCCGGCCCGGATGTCGGGCCGATGTCCGCCAAGGGTGGCGCCTGGGGATGGCTGGCGCAGGATGGCACCGACTACTTCGACCTGCACCACACCGCCGACGACACGCTGGACAAGATCGACCCGAAGGCGCTGGCGCAAAACGTGGCCGCCTACACCGTGTTTGCGTATCTGGCGGCCGAAGCCGATGGCGATTTCGGCAGCCGCGCGAAGGGCGTGCAACCGCCAAGCGAGTAA
- a CDS encoding LacI family DNA-binding transcriptional regulator, protein MVAKRQRSANNAATLLDVAKHAGVSPMTASRVINRHPHVGQDMRVRVEASVQALGYRPNLAGRSLRTSGLLRIGVLYSNPSAAYLNQFMLGLLEQSSLNGSQVLVEKCGAIRSQRAATERLLAAGVDGVILPPPLCDSRQTIAELDARGIPVVAVASGAPMAQISSVRIDDYQAARAIVDHLIELGHRRIALIKGDPKHTPSALRANGYADSLQAAGLALVDDLIADGLFTYHSGLLAARSLLAQPQPPTAIFCSNDDMAAAAVAVAHGLGLRVPEDVSVAGFDDTPVATTIWPELTTVHQPVTAMGRAAVSLLADAIRQRRKGDAAAGVHQVMKYTVVKRGSTAGPSAG, encoded by the coding sequence ATGGTGGCCAAACGGCAACGCAGTGCGAACAATGCGGCGACCTTGCTGGACGTCGCCAAACACGCCGGTGTGTCGCCGATGACCGCATCGCGCGTCATCAACCGGCACCCGCATGTCGGCCAGGACATGCGGGTGCGGGTGGAAGCATCGGTGCAGGCCTTGGGCTACCGGCCCAATCTGGCCGGCCGCTCGCTGCGTACCAGCGGCCTGCTGCGGATCGGCGTGCTGTACAGCAACCCCAGCGCCGCCTATCTCAATCAATTCATGCTGGGGCTGCTCGAGCAGAGCAGCCTCAATGGCAGCCAGGTGCTGGTGGAGAAATGCGGCGCCATCCGCAGCCAGCGCGCCGCCACCGAACGTTTGCTGGCGGCCGGGGTGGACGGCGTCATCCTGCCGCCGCCGTTATGCGACTCGCGCCAGACCATTGCCGAGCTGGATGCGCGCGGCATTCCTGTCGTGGCCGTGGCCAGCGGCGCGCCGATGGCGCAAATCAGTTCGGTGCGCATCGACGATTACCAGGCCGCACGCGCCATCGTCGATCACCTGATCGAACTCGGTCATCGCCGGATTGCGCTGATCAAGGGCGATCCGAAGCACACCCCAAGCGCGCTGCGCGCCAACGGCTATGCCGACAGCCTGCAGGCCGCCGGGCTGGCGCTTGTCGACGACCTGATCGCCGATGGACTGTTCACCTATCACTCCGGCCTGCTGGCCGCACGCAGCCTGCTCGCCCAGCCGCAGCCGCCGACCGCCATCTTTTGCAGCAACGACGACATGGCCGCTGCCGCGGTGGCCGTTGCCCACGGTCTCGGCCTGCGGGTGCCGGAGGATGTGTCGGTGGCTGGGTTCGACGACACCCCGGTGGCGACCACCATCTGGCCTGAACTCACCACCGTGCATCAGCCGGTCACTGCGATGGGCCGTGCGGCGGTGTCGCTGCTTGCCGATGCCATTCGACAACGGCGCAAGGGCGATGCGGCCGCCGGCGTGCATCAGGTGATGAAGTACACCGTGGTCAAGCGCGGTTCGACGGCGGGGCCGTCTGCTGGGTAA
- a CDS encoding glycoside hydrolase family 6 protein has product MLAVNPLLVATVCAQVHVDNPFVGATGYVNPDYARKVDASIAKVKGVPLKAKMGVVKTYPTAVWLDRIAAIGGGSQNAGRLGLRGHLDAALAQKTANTPITASFVIYDLPGRDCHALASNGELPLTPAALERYKKEYIDVIAGIFADPKYKDIRIVNVIEPDSLPNLVTNLNDMRCALASSTGIYEEGIKYALNKLHAIPNTYNYLDIGHSGWLGWDSNRGPSISLYTRVVQGTNSGLASVDGFVTNTANTTPLNEPNLPNPELSINGQPIKSSKYYEWNPYFDETDFTQALYSGFVSAGWPSTIGFIVDTGRNGWGGPNRPAGASGSDINTYVNSGRVDRRFHRGNWCNQKGAGIGELPTAAPGPHLDAYAWVKPPGESDGSSTLIPNNEGKGFDRMCDPTYTTADGVLTGAFPDAPISGAWFHNQFVELVNNAYPAIATASAAAVASTTPRVAPGATRGLTAMGGDARVRLSWSPVPGATSYTVQRRAGSAGAFVTVDANVASASYLDQSVTNGASYDYVVSANGVAGTRAPSAVVRARPGK; this is encoded by the coding sequence CTGTTGGCAGTGAATCCGCTATTGGTCGCGACGGTCTGCGCGCAGGTCCATGTCGATAATCCCTTCGTGGGCGCCACCGGTTATGTAAATCCGGATTACGCCAGGAAGGTCGATGCATCGATTGCAAAGGTCAAAGGCGTGCCGTTGAAGGCCAAGATGGGCGTGGTCAAGACCTATCCCACCGCGGTCTGGCTGGATCGTATCGCCGCGATCGGCGGCGGTTCGCAGAACGCAGGGCGGCTGGGGCTGCGCGGCCACCTGGATGCTGCATTGGCCCAGAAAACGGCCAATACGCCGATCACCGCCAGTTTCGTCATCTACGATCTGCCGGGCCGCGATTGCCATGCCTTGGCGTCCAACGGCGAGTTGCCGCTGACGCCGGCAGCGCTGGAGCGCTACAAGAAAGAGTATATCGACGTGATTGCCGGGATCTTCGCCGATCCGAAGTACAAGGATATTCGCATCGTCAATGTGATCGAGCCGGACAGCCTGCCGAACCTGGTCACCAATTTGAACGACATGCGCTGCGCCCTGGCCAGTTCCACCGGCATTTACGAAGAGGGCATCAAGTACGCCCTCAATAAGCTGCATGCCATCCCCAATACCTACAATTATCTGGATATCGGTCACTCCGGCTGGTTGGGTTGGGACAGCAATCGCGGCCCATCGATTTCGCTGTATACCCGGGTCGTGCAGGGCACCAATTCCGGGTTGGCGAGCGTGGACGGGTTTGTCACCAATACCGCCAATACCACCCCGTTGAACGAGCCGAATCTTCCCAATCCCGAGCTGAGCATCAACGGGCAGCCGATCAAGTCGTCGAAATACTACGAATGGAATCCGTATTTCGACGAAACCGACTTTACCCAGGCGCTGTATAGCGGCTTTGTCAGCGCAGGCTGGCCGAGCACCATCGGGTTTATTGTCGATACGGGCCGCAATGGCTGGGGCGGACCCAATCGCCCGGCCGGTGCGTCCGGCAGCGATATCAACACCTATGTAAACTCCGGTCGTGTCGATCGCCGGTTCCATCGCGGCAACTGGTGCAATCAGAAGGGCGCGGGGATCGGCGAATTGCCGACCGCGGCGCCGGGCCCCCATCTGGATGCCTATGCCTGGGTCAAGCCGCCGGGCGAGTCCGATGGCTCCAGCACCCTCATTCCGAACAATGAGGGCAAGGGCTTCGATCGCATGTGCGATCCCACCTACACCACGGCCGACGGCGTGTTGACCGGAGCGTTCCCGGATGCGCCCATATCCGGTGCCTGGTTCCACAACCAGTTCGTCGAGCTGGTGAACAATGCGTATCCGGCGATCGCAACGGCCAGTGCCGCAGCCGTCGCGTCGACGACGCCACGCGTGGCACCGGGCGCCACCCGTGGGCTCACCGCCATGGGCGGCGATGCTCGGGTCCGCCTCAGCTGGTCGCCGGTGCCAGGGGCAACCAGCTACACCGTGCAGCGGCGTGCCGGCAGCGCGGGGGCCTTCGTGACCGTCGACGCCAATGTGGCCTCTGCGTCCTACCTCGATCAGTCGGTCACCAATGGAGCCAGCTACGACTACGTGGTGAGCGCAAACGGCGTGGCAGGAACGCGTGCACCATCGGCAGTCGTGCGCGCGCGGCCAGGCAAGTGA